The DNA window TCGTTGGTGTGCGGGACAAAGCGTTGGAGAGGACCCGAACCTCTTGACGAGTATCGCTACACCCAGGTGAGCATAGCAGGCCTCGTCAACGGCTTGTCGATTTATTGAGCCGCGACGCGTCAGCGGGCGGGTCCCACGCGATCCTAGGTGCCCACGGCTCACCGGTACAAATTGCACTCGGATTAAATCAACAAGCCGTCGAGACTTTCGTCCCCAGGCACCCCCCCTCACCCGCCGATCTCCTCAAACTCTATAGCCTATCTCGGGCACGCCGTTTGCTGGTTGAAAAATCGATCGTTGAAATTAAGGTGGGTTCTTGATGAATTTGCGATGAGGACGCAGGGGTTCTCACCGCCAACTCGCGGCAAAAGACTCGCAACCGATTATGGGGGCGACACTGCGATTGAGCGGCGATTGACCGGCGAAACGCCATAACTTGTCTCACGAGCGATCGACGGCCGCGTCGCTTCACCGTGTTTTGCATGCAACCGTCCGCCCGCACATTCGAGGGGGGATAAAAGCGGAATGCTGTTTACGAATCACGTCAGATCGCATAAGACATCGGGCAATAACGTGAAGATGATCGACTTTTGCGTGGTGAACGACGCATTTTGCGGATTTTTCGCAGTGCAACGGTCGATAAGACATTGCAGATTCCAGGGGGCTCATAGGCTGGGAAACCTCGTTCGACGGGAAAATCCCGTGCGGCTGGAAAAACTGCGGTGATTGGCGTTACAGTTTCCACCCCTCAATCGTCCTAGAGAAACGTGAGTTTAGAACACGTGCGAAGAGAGACATCCGTCATGGGCACTAACCACGCTCCTTCCTGGACACGACGTCACACGATCCCCAGCGACACGCGGGTTGGCAGCGACTTGGTCGAGGATTTGATTCAAGAGATGGGCCAGCGTCAGTGGCCGGCGATGGACCTTTTTCGCGTGCAATTGGCGTACGAAGAGGCGATTGTCAACGCGGTCCGGCATGGCAACCGCAACGCTCGTGACAAAACGGTCGAAGTCGAGATGACGTGTTGCGACGAGCGGGTGATGATCCGCATCCGCGATCAAGGCGAAGGGTTTGACCCGGACAAGGTCCCCGACCCACGCCAAGACAACTTGCTGGAGGTCCCCGGTGGCCGCGGCGTCTTGCTGATCAGCGAAGTGATGAGCGAGGTGCATTACAACGACATTGGCAACGAAGTCACGATGATCAAGATCAAGGATGTGGGATAGCCTTCCAGGCTGTCGTCGGCGCACCCGGCATCCACCGCCCCAAACAACCCTCCGTCGTCGCGAAACTCCTCAACGGCTTGTTGATTTACTAAGCCGCGACGCGTCAGCGGCCGGGGCCCACGCGTTACCCGGTTTGGCACGTTACACCGTTGCGATTTGCATTTGGACTAAAAAACAAACTCGTCAAGAGTCTCGAGCCTTCCTAGTGGGATAGCCTTCCAGGCTGTCGTCGGCGCACTCGGCATCGACCGTCCCAAACAACCCTTCGTCGTCGCGAAACTCCTCAACGGCTTGTTGATTTATTGAGCCGTGACGCGTCAGCGTCCGGGTCCCACGCGCCACACGGTGCGTCACGGCCCACCGTTGCGTTTTGTATTTGGGCTAAAACAACAAACTCGTCAAGAGTCTCGGCATTCCTAGTGGGATAGCCTTCCAGGCTGTCGTCGGCGCACTGGGCAGCCACCGCCCCAAACACCCCTCCGTCGTCGGGAAACTCCTCAACGGCTTGTTGATTTATTGAGCCGTAACGCGTCAGCGGCCGGGTCCCACGCGCCACACGGTGCGTCACAGCCCACCGTTGCGATTTGCATCTGGGCTAAAACAACAAACTCGACAAGAGTCTCGAGCCTTCCTAGTGGGATAGCTTTCCAGGCTGTCATCAGTGCACCCGGCAGCCACCGCCCCAAACAACCTTCCGTCGTCGGGAAACTCGTCAACGGCTTGTTGATTTATTGAGCCGTGACGCGGCAGCGGCCTGCTCCCACGCGCCACCCGGTGCTTCACGGCCCACCGTTGCGATTTGCATTTCGGCTAAAACAACAAAACTCGTCAAGAGTCTCGGCATTCCTAGTGGGATAGCCTTCCAGGCTGTCGTCGGCGCACTCGGCAGCCACCGCCCCAAACACCCCTCCGTCGTCGCGAAACTCGTCAACGGCTTGTTGATTTATTGAGCCGTGACGCGTCAGCGGCCTGCTCCCACACGCCACCCGGTGCTTCACAGCCCACCGTTGCGATGTGCATTAGGGCCAAAACAACAAACTCGTCAAAAGTCTGGAGCC is part of the Novipirellula caenicola genome and encodes:
- a CDS encoding ATP-binding protein — encoded protein: MGTNHAPSWTRRHTIPSDTRVGSDLVEDLIQEMGQRQWPAMDLFRVQLAYEEAIVNAVRHGNRNARDKTVEVEMTCCDERVMIRIRDQGEGFDPDKVPDPRQDNLLEVPGGRGVLLISEVMSEVHYNDIGNEVTMIKIKDVG